The following are encoded in a window of Staphylospora marina genomic DNA:
- a CDS encoding tetratricopeptide repeat protein, which translates to MKEPLDQVELGIIGEVLRKKRKSMRKRMRDLADEFVSTATISNIERGLPIVNPAKILHYAKKLGIGPDELPAIVRRYNQGDDEREAELMSILSNIDLGDAREGLARLQALDIPASSPQHLMKQFLMGKHFFNQGKWSKAQTYFSEVLRSVDKYPSLRRSNLKAYCCYDLGRVFYYKNDLTNALGYNQLGIDAYVRDCDKNRSQIIHSLKVAKAIYLEKLERLDEALQALDELWEHIADIRSVQVLLNIYETKADILTRKKRYDEAIEIAWEGIEIARINLAYERAHDLWTTLGSVYLQKKAYEKAEYCIRTALSMRKRVNGEFLLVKAYTLWGMLCMRTERWEEALTALQTAVQLGEKTNDARRHVMALIVLGDWYQLQGRYEEAVSPLQKAHELATEHQFLKQRHITLVELSKCWKRLNRGEFINSLENLFEVELQFSQDRTI; encoded by the coding sequence ATGAAGGAACCGTTGGATCAGGTCGAACTGGGCATCATCGGGGAGGTGCTGAGAAAGAAGAGAAAAAGCATGCGGAAGCGCATGAGAGATCTGGCGGATGAATTTGTGTCCACCGCGACGATCAGCAACATCGAACGCGGCTTGCCGATCGTCAACCCGGCAAAAATCCTGCATTATGCGAAAAAACTGGGCATCGGTCCGGACGAATTGCCCGCCATCGTCCGTCGGTACAACCAAGGCGACGATGAACGGGAAGCGGAGCTGATGTCCATTCTGAGCAACATTGACCTGGGAGATGCGCGGGAAGGTTTGGCAAGGTTGCAAGCACTCGATATTCCCGCATCCTCGCCTCAACACTTGATGAAGCAATTCCTGATGGGGAAGCATTTTTTCAATCAGGGAAAGTGGTCCAAGGCGCAAACTTACTTTTCCGAAGTTTTGCGCTCCGTGGACAAATATCCTTCACTGCGGAGGAGCAATCTCAAAGCGTATTGTTGCTATGATTTGGGGCGTGTCTTTTATTACAAGAATGATTTGACAAACGCATTGGGGTACAACCAGTTGGGAATTGACGCTTATGTTCGTGACTGTGACAAGAACCGCAGCCAAATCATCCATTCCCTGAAAGTGGCCAAAGCCATCTATCTGGAAAAGTTGGAGCGTCTGGACGAGGCACTTCAGGCATTGGATGAGTTGTGGGAACACATCGCGGACATCCGAAGCGTGCAAGTGTTGTTGAACATTTATGAAACAAAAGCAGATATTCTCACAAGGAAAAAGCGTTATGATGAAGCAATCGAAATTGCCTGGGAGGGGATTGAGATTGCGCGGATCAACCTTGCTTATGAGCGCGCGCATGATTTGTGGACAACGTTGGGGAGCGTCTATCTGCAAAAAAAAGCGTACGAGAAGGCCGAATATTGCATCCGCACGGCGCTCAGCATGCGAAAACGTGTCAACGGGGAGTTTCTTCTGGTAAAAGCGTACACGTTGTGGGGAATGTTGTGCATGAGGACGGAGAGATGGGAAGAAGCCCTGACCGCATTGCAAACCGCGGTTCAATTGGGGGAAAAAACGAATGACGCGAGACGGCACGTCATGGCACTGATCGTGTTGGGGGATTGGTATCAGTTGCAGGGCAGATACGAAGAAGCGGTCTCCCCCCTGCAAAAGGCGCATGAACTGGCCACGGAACACCAGTTTCTCAAGCAAAGACACATTACGCTTGTGGAGTTGAGCAAATGCTGGAAGCGCCTGAACAGGGGGGAATTTATAAACAGTCTTGAAAATCTGTTTGAAGTTGAATTACAATTTTCGCAAGACAGAACCATTTGA
- a CDS encoding NUDIX hydrolase has translation MTRRFTAPVAVHLLMFRGEEVLLLRRRNTGYEDGNYSVPAGHLDGGETVKEAAVREAREEVGVRIDPEDVSLVHVMHRREGKEERIDFFAEVRRWEGEVVNKEPEKCDDLRWSGSDDLPENVIPYIRRALECHRKGIWFDSFGFDGQAK, from the coding sequence ATGACTCGGCGTTTCACGGCACCGGTGGCGGTGCATCTGTTGATGTTCCGGGGAGAGGAAGTGCTGCTTCTGCGCCGGCGAAACACCGGATATGAAGACGGAAATTACAGTGTGCCCGCCGGTCATCTGGACGGCGGCGAAACGGTGAAGGAGGCGGCGGTCCGGGAAGCGAGGGAGGAAGTCGGGGTACGGATCGACCCGGAGGATGTCAGTTTGGTTCACGTGATGCACAGGCGGGAGGGGAAGGAGGAACGAATCGACTTCTTTGCGGAAGTTCGCCGTTGGGAAGGAGAGGTTGTCAACAAGGAGCCGGAAAAATGCGATGATCTTCGCTGGTCGGGAAGCGACGATCTGCCGGAAAACGTGATCCCCTACATCCGCAGGGCTCTGGAGTGTCACCGAAAAGGGATTTGGTTTGACAGCTTCGGGTTTGACGGGCAAGCAAAATGA
- a CDS encoding helix-turn-helix domain-containing protein: MQLNPAQAVFSQLLLSGTLVHEGSFRDLQEACGISIHPRIVMVVSVDLYPDLVDGKPIRWRKEIGQRVSDGVREAMTVPHTRMWVEEGVLAVLADPGPRERWRQTADRLARRILRCCEDRGVRVSVGIGGCFDNPHLLHRSFKEAKEAMVDRFFQGTSLIFHYEPKQPRPESPESPVTNMERAELAATLRIGDADGTCSLLGDLLEKLADAYRHDVDMFKSEAVELVVFLSRQVLESGANPAEILAEHARFIQDLFGTIRYDKFVRKVCEYAGKLCGMVQPHPPDDVSPVIRKAILYLKKHLREKISLEQLAQSCCLSAWHLSHRFKRETGIPPMEFLNRLRLEKAAHFLEHTDCTIREIAGLVGFEDPNYFSRTFKKMSGITPSEYRKTKSCESSPKSVSERRFLFL; the protein is encoded by the coding sequence ATGCAACTGAATCCCGCGCAAGCCGTTTTCTCCCAGTTGCTGCTGTCAGGCACCCTGGTGCATGAAGGAAGCTTCCGGGACTTGCAGGAAGCCTGCGGCATTTCGATTCATCCGCGGATCGTGATGGTGGTGTCGGTGGATCTTTATCCGGACCTGGTCGACGGAAAGCCCATCCGGTGGAGAAAGGAGATCGGTCAACGGGTGTCGGACGGGGTTCGGGAAGCGATGACGGTTCCTCACACCCGGATGTGGGTCGAGGAAGGGGTTTTGGCGGTGCTGGCGGATCCGGGGCCACGGGAGCGATGGCGACAAACGGCAGATCGGCTCGCCCGGAGAATTCTGCGGTGTTGCGAAGACCGGGGTGTCCGGGTGTCGGTGGGAATCGGCGGCTGTTTCGACAATCCCCACCTTCTTCACCGATCGTTCAAAGAGGCGAAGGAAGCCATGGTGGACCGGTTTTTCCAGGGAACATCTCTCATTTTCCATTATGAACCGAAGCAACCGCGACCTGAATCTCCCGAATCTCCGGTCACCAACATGGAGCGGGCCGAACTGGCAGCCACTCTGCGCATCGGGGACGCGGACGGAACGTGTTCCCTCCTGGGCGACCTTCTGGAAAAACTGGCGGATGCCTATCGGCACGACGTGGACATGTTCAAGTCGGAAGCCGTGGAACTGGTGGTGTTTCTTTCCCGGCAAGTTCTTGAATCCGGAGCGAATCCCGCGGAAATTCTTGCGGAACACGCACGGTTCATCCAGGATCTCTTTGGCACCATCCGGTACGACAAATTTGTGCGGAAGGTTTGCGAGTACGCCGGAAAACTGTGCGGGATGGTTCAGCCGCATCCGCCGGACGATGTTTCTCCGGTCATCCGCAAGGCCATTCTCTACCTGAAAAAACATCTTCGCGAAAAAATTTCCCTTGAGCAACTTGCCCAATCCTGCTGCTTGAGCGCATGGCATCTGAGTCACCGGTTCAAGCGGGAAACGGGGATTCCCCCGATGGAATTTCTGAATCGTCTTCGTTTGGAAAAAGCGGCGCACTTCCTCGAACACACCGATTGCACGATCCGGGAAATCGCCGGACTGGTCGGATTCGAGGATCCCAACTACTTCTCGCGAACATTCAAAAAAATGTCAGGGATTACGCCATCCGAATACCGAAAAACAAAATCGTGCGAATCATCCCCAAAATCGGTCAGTGAACGGCGTTTTTTGTTTTTGTAG
- a CDS encoding reverse transcriptase family protein, with product MSDERMEEKRPRTLEEWVEQVRRLGREHAIRTEMIRLGMWEEKELTPEEKAQQQREDAEYQKLAEESMRLQRELTKLGNLQHLLAEARKKRIEESRRRREERKKEIAKREAERKRRWAEHLEMHIVHAGAGVSGGLNAFEHQEEKLMAAGLPLIRSARELAELMDMPISRLRWLTYHRNAATVCHYHRFTVPKRGGGLREISSPKPELRRAQEWIKREILDRFPVHSAATGFLPGKSVLDNAAPHLGQAAVIKLDLKDFFPGITFHRVKGLFRSFGYSEAIATLLALLTTEPPRRPVEFDGKMYHVALGERQLPQGACTSPAITNLLCRKLDARLEGLARKHGFRYSRYADDLTFSCPAERTDAIPVLLGTARAVIRHEGFEVNAEKTRVLRSSTRQQVTGVVVNEKPNISRNELRRFRAILHRVWQNGPEAENRDGHPRFWEFIQGYAAWIRMVRPDLEGKLAVQLARIAEKHRLPVAGWVKETAVRG from the coding sequence GTGTCTGATGAACGGATGGAGGAGAAACGGCCACGAACCTTGGAAGAATGGGTGGAACAAGTCAGGCGATTGGGAAGGGAACACGCCATCCGCACGGAAATGATCCGTCTGGGCATGTGGGAAGAGAAGGAGCTGACGCCCGAAGAAAAGGCGCAGCAGCAGCGGGAAGATGCCGAGTATCAAAAACTGGCGGAAGAATCGATGCGTTTGCAGCGGGAATTGACCAAGTTGGGGAATCTCCAACATTTGTTGGCGGAAGCCCGCAAGAAGCGAATCGAGGAGAGTCGCCGTCGCCGCGAGGAGCGGAAGAAAGAGATCGCCAAACGGGAAGCGGAGCGAAAACGACGGTGGGCCGAACATCTCGAAATGCATATCGTTCATGCCGGGGCGGGTGTGTCGGGCGGCCTGAACGCTTTCGAGCATCAGGAAGAGAAACTGATGGCCGCCGGCCTTCCGCTGATCCGCTCGGCGCGGGAGCTTGCGGAGCTGATGGACATGCCGATCAGCCGGCTCCGCTGGCTCACGTATCACCGCAATGCGGCCACCGTTTGTCATTATCACCGGTTCACCGTCCCGAAACGGGGAGGGGGCTTGCGGGAGATTTCCAGTCCCAAACCCGAATTACGTCGCGCCCAGGAGTGGATCAAACGGGAAATTCTCGACCGGTTCCCGGTTCATTCCGCGGCGACGGGCTTCCTTCCCGGCAAGAGCGTGCTGGACAATGCGGCTCCTCATCTGGGACAGGCGGCGGTCATCAAGCTGGATTTGAAAGATTTCTTTCCCGGGATCACGTTTCATCGGGTGAAAGGGTTGTTCCGTTCGTTCGGATACAGCGAAGCGATTGCCACATTGCTGGCGCTTTTGACGACCGAACCGCCGCGGCGGCCGGTGGAGTTTGACGGGAAAATGTATCACGTTGCTCTCGGGGAACGTCAACTGCCGCAAGGAGCTTGTACAAGTCCGGCCATCACCAACCTTTTGTGCAGGAAGCTTGACGCCCGGCTGGAGGGGCTGGCCCGAAAGCACGGCTTCCGTTATTCCCGCTATGCCGATGACCTCACCTTCTCTTGTCCGGCGGAACGGACGGACGCCATCCCGGTTCTGTTGGGAACGGCCCGCGCCGTCATCCGTCACGAAGGATTTGAGGTGAACGCGGAAAAAACGCGCGTGCTTCGGTCGTCCACCCGTCAACAGGTGACCGGTGTGGTGGTGAACGAAAAGCCGAACATCTCCCGGAATGAACTGCGAAGATTCCGGGCGATTCTTCACCGGGTTTGGCAAAACGGCCCGGAGGCGGAAAACCGGGATGGGCATCCCCGTTTCTGGGAGTTCATCCAGGGATATGCCGCCTGGATTCGCATGGTACGGCCGGATCTGGAAGGCAAACTGGCGGTGCAACTTGCGCGCATCGCGGAAAAACATCGCTTGCCCGTGGCCGGTTGGGTGAAAGAAACCGCCGTGCGCGGATGA
- a CDS encoding endonuclease Q family protein — protein MIFRSVFADLHIHIGRTESGLPVKITAARNLTFRNIIREAHHRKGLRLIGIIDAHSPPVQEEIRQMLAAGELREHPDGGLVYGDTVCIPGAEIEVKEEGTGPAHVLVYFPHLETMERFTAWCARHMTNVRLSTQRLYRPVRELQKKTKEWGGLFIPAHVFTPFKSLYGSAVDRMDELLDPDLVHAVELGLSSDSEMADHVPELARFTFVTDSDAHSLPKIGREYNELWMKEPSFRELRLALERREGRRVKANYGLDPRLGKYYRTRCKACGELWSEASGACCPSCGSGKKVTGVRDRILSIGNRESRSPEHRPPYVRQVPLEFIPGLGRKTLDKLLDVFGTEMDVLHRASVEEIGRVVGEDLAGLIGRSREGKLRLEEGGGGEYGRVSKMETT, from the coding sequence ATGATCTTCCGGTCCGTGTTCGCCGACCTGCACATTCACATCGGGCGAACCGAAAGCGGTCTTCCGGTCAAAATCACGGCGGCGCGGAACTTGACGTTTCGAAACATCATCCGGGAGGCGCATCATCGCAAGGGCCTTCGCCTGATCGGCATCATCGATGCCCATTCACCCCCGGTTCAGGAAGAAATCCGGCAGATGCTTGCCGCCGGGGAATTGCGGGAACATCCGGACGGAGGGCTTGTCTACGGGGATACCGTCTGCATTCCCGGAGCGGAAATCGAGGTGAAAGAGGAGGGAACGGGTCCCGCCCACGTGCTCGTCTATTTTCCGCATCTGGAGACGATGGAGAGGTTCACCGCCTGGTGCGCCCGGCACATGACCAATGTCCGGCTCAGCACCCAACGTTTGTACCGACCGGTGCGGGAATTGCAGAAAAAAACGAAAGAATGGGGCGGATTGTTCATCCCTGCCCATGTTTTCACTCCGTTCAAAAGCCTCTACGGCAGCGCGGTGGACCGGATGGACGAGCTCCTGGATCCGGACCTGGTGCATGCCGTGGAGTTGGGGCTCAGTTCCGATTCGGAAATGGCGGATCATGTTCCGGAACTGGCGAGGTTCACGTTCGTGACCGATTCCGATGCCCATTCCCTGCCCAAGATCGGCAGGGAGTACAATGAACTGTGGATGAAGGAACCGTCGTTCCGGGAACTCCGGCTCGCTTTGGAGCGTCGGGAAGGACGCCGGGTGAAGGCCAATTACGGCCTGGACCCGAGGTTGGGAAAATACTACCGGACCCGTTGCAAGGCTTGCGGCGAGCTGTGGTCGGAAGCATCCGGCGCTTGTTGCCCATCCTGCGGAAGCGGGAAAAAAGTGACCGGCGTCCGCGACCGCATTCTCTCCATCGGGAATCGGGAATCCCGATCGCCCGAACACCGTCCGCCGTATGTCCGGCAGGTTCCGTTGGAATTCATTCCGGGGCTGGGCCGAAAAACCTTGGACAAGTTGCTGGACGTCTTCGGAACGGAGATGGATGTCCTGCACCGGGCTTCCGTGGAAGAAATCGGCCGGGTGGTGGGAGAAGATCTTGCCGGACTCATCGGTCGGTCCCGCGAAGGCAAGCTTCGGCTTGAAGAGGGGGGCGGCGGGGAGTACGGCCGGGTGTCAAAGATGGAAACAACCTGA
- the hutI gene encoding imidazolonepropionase, with protein sequence MKPERIDLLIHNIGQLVTMKGSPGPRRGAEMSDTGTVSGGAVAIADGVIVAAGPEADVRQAVAGLRTERTLDAEGRLVTPGLVEPHTHLVHGGSREHEYHLKLQGVPYLDILAQGGGILSTVRATRAASEDQLYEKARKSLDLLMLFGATTVEAKSGYGLTLEDELKQLRVAKRLNETHPVELVSTFMGAHAVPEEYKGRSGEYVRLVIEEMLPEVKRQGLAEYCDVFCEHGVFSVEESRQILFAAKKLGFGLKLHADEIEPLGGARLAAELGCVSAEHLLAATDEGLRAMRDAGVIAVCLPATSFNLRAPHARARDMIDMGLAVALSTDYNPGSSPTESLQLVMTLACLNLGMTPEEVITAMTVNAACAIGRGDRIGSLEPGKQADLVLYNADNPAYLPYHFGINHVDTVIKRGEIVVSGGQIVQ encoded by the coding sequence ATGAAACCGGAACGGATTGATCTGTTGATTCACAACATCGGCCAACTGGTCACCATGAAAGGATCCCCCGGCCCCCGCAGGGGCGCGGAGATGTCGGACACCGGCACGGTCAGCGGCGGCGCGGTCGCCATCGCCGACGGCGTCATCGTGGCCGCCGGTCCGGAAGCGGATGTCCGTCAAGCCGTCGCCGGACTCCGGACGGAACGGACGCTGGACGCAGAAGGACGACTGGTGACGCCGGGACTGGTCGAGCCGCACACGCATCTGGTGCACGGCGGCTCCCGGGAGCATGAGTATCATCTCAAACTGCAAGGCGTGCCCTATCTGGACATTCTCGCCCAAGGGGGCGGCATTCTCAGCACCGTCCGCGCCACCCGCGCCGCCTCGGAGGACCAACTTTATGAAAAAGCGCGGAAAAGCCTGGATCTCCTGATGTTGTTCGGAGCCACCACCGTGGAAGCGAAAAGCGGCTACGGTCTCACCCTGGAGGACGAACTGAAACAGCTCCGGGTTGCCAAACGGTTGAACGAAACCCACCCGGTGGAGCTGGTTTCCACGTTCATGGGCGCGCATGCCGTCCCCGAAGAATACAAGGGGCGCTCCGGCGAATACGTCCGGCTCGTCATCGAGGAAATGCTGCCGGAAGTGAAACGTCAAGGATTGGCGGAGTATTGCGATGTGTTCTGTGAACACGGAGTTTTCTCCGTCGAAGAATCGCGTCAGATTCTCTTCGCGGCCAAAAAGCTCGGCTTCGGTCTGAAACTGCATGCCGATGAGATCGAACCGCTCGGCGGAGCCCGACTGGCTGCGGAACTGGGCTGCGTCTCGGCCGAACACCTGCTGGCCGCCACCGATGAAGGGCTCCGGGCCATGCGGGATGCCGGCGTCATCGCCGTCTGTCTGCCGGCCACCTCGTTCAACCTGCGCGCTCCCCATGCACGCGCCCGTGACATGATCGACATGGGACTGGCCGTCGCCCTTTCCACCGATTACAATCCGGGCAGCTCTCCCACCGAATCCTTGCAGCTGGTCATGACGCTGGCCTGTCTCAACCTGGGAATGACCCCGGAAGAAGTGATCACGGCCATGACCGTCAATGCCGCCTGCGCCATCGGACGCGGGGACCGGATCGGCAGCCTTGAGCCGGGCAAACAGGCGGACCTCGTTCTCTACAACGCGGACAATCCGGCTTACCTGCCCTACCATTTCGGCATCAACCACGTGGACACCGTGATCAAACGGGGAGAAATCGTGGTGTCGGGCGGACAAATCGTGCAGTGA
- a CDS encoding agmatinase family protein has translation MKQRIELLHPPELIRRSNWRDRYETKVSQWLTPWDGEEPIDIGFIGAPLSKTSISVSAASMTPNALRELFPAVTTYSIDHDVDLQELRARDLGDIQMHPTDLSRCHANIEQALTNVYQALPDLLPVIAGGDHSITCPSVKAFKKRFKGKVGIVQIDAHMDVRNLEDGGPTNGTPIRGLLESGTVEGKHIVQVGIHSFANSKPYREYALSQGITQFTARQVAREGIEPLIQQAMEIAGDGTEAIYVTVDMDVLDQAFGPGVPAMVPAGMTSWQLMDAVHLLGMNPNVRGFDIVCIDPLQDPRRATVRAALHVILNFLAGVAKRPK, from the coding sequence TTGAAACAACGGATCGAACTGCTCCATCCGCCGGAACTGATCCGCAGAAGCAACTGGCGGGACCGCTATGAGACCAAAGTGTCGCAGTGGCTCACCCCCTGGGACGGTGAAGAACCGATCGACATCGGCTTCATCGGAGCGCCTCTTTCCAAGACATCGATCAGTGTGTCCGCGGCATCCATGACCCCCAATGCCCTCAGGGAGCTGTTCCCGGCCGTCACCACCTACAGCATCGATCACGATGTGGATCTCCAGGAATTGCGCGCCCGGGACCTGGGTGACATCCAAATGCACCCAACCGACCTGTCGCGCTGCCATGCCAACATCGAACAGGCTCTCACCAACGTGTACCAGGCCTTGCCCGATCTGCTGCCCGTCATTGCCGGCGGCGACCACTCCATCACCTGCCCGTCGGTGAAAGCGTTCAAAAAGCGCTTCAAGGGAAAGGTGGGGATCGTGCAGATTGATGCTCACATGGACGTCCGCAATCTGGAAGACGGCGGTCCGACCAACGGAACCCCCATCCGGGGCCTGCTCGAATCCGGCACGGTGGAAGGCAAGCACATCGTCCAGGTGGGCATCCACAGTTTCGCCAACTCCAAGCCCTACCGGGAATATGCGCTGTCCCAAGGCATCACCCAGTTCACCGCCCGCCAGGTGGCACGGGAAGGCATCGAACCGTTGATTCAGCAAGCCATGGAAATCGCCGGAGACGGAACGGAAGCCATTTACGTCACCGTGGACATGGACGTGTTGGATCAGGCATTCGGTCCCGGGGTCCCCGCAATGGTTCCCGCCGGCATGACGTCATGGCAGTTGATGGATGCCGTGCATCTTCTCGGAATGAATCCCAACGTTCGCGGTTTCGACATCGTCTGCATCGATCCGCTGCAGGATCCGCGCCGCGCAACCGTCCGCGCCGCCCTGCACGTGATCCTGAATTTCCTGGCCGGCGTGGCGAAACGGCCGAAGTGA
- the hutU gene encoding urocanate hydratase, with protein MGEENKRVVRAPRGNKLNAKGWQQEAALRMLMNNLDPEVAERPEDLVVYGGIGKAARNWDCFDKIVECLKNLESDETLLVQSGKPVGIFRTHSLAPRVLISNSMIVPAWANWETFRELEQKGLIMYGQMTAGSWIYIGTQGILQGTYETFAEAARQHRGGSLKGTLTLTAGLGGMGGAQPLAVTMNEGVVICVEVDPVRIRRRIDTRYLDVMVDDLDEAMKLAREAQEKGKPLSIGLLGNAAEIYPEFVKRGIVPDFVTDQTSAHDPLNGYIPRGMTLEKAGELRKNDPDTYIRLARESMAVHVQAMLDMQKAGSVVFDYGNNIRQMAYEEGVKDAFNFPGFVPAYIRPLFCEGKGPFRWAALSGDPEDIYKTDELVLKLFPENEHLRRWITMAREKVAFQGLPARICWLGYGERAKLGLAINEMVRSGELSAPIVIGRDHLDCGSVASPNRETEAMKDGSDVIADWAVLNALVNTAAGASWVSFHHGGGVGMGYSLHAGMVVVADGTKEAEERLSRVLTTDPGMGIIRHADAGYELAIQTAKERGVRVPMLGI; from the coding sequence ATGGGTGAAGAGAACAAACGGGTGGTCCGCGCACCGCGCGGCAACAAGCTGAATGCAAAGGGCTGGCAACAGGAGGCCGCCTTGCGCATGCTGATGAACAACCTGGATCCCGAAGTGGCAGAACGCCCGGAAGACTTGGTCGTATACGGCGGGATCGGCAAAGCGGCCCGCAACTGGGACTGCTTCGACAAAATCGTCGAATGTCTGAAGAATCTGGAATCCGATGAAACGCTGTTGGTCCAGTCCGGCAAACCGGTCGGCATTTTCCGCACGCACTCTCTCGCCCCCCGCGTGCTGATCTCCAACTCCATGATCGTGCCGGCGTGGGCCAACTGGGAGACGTTCCGCGAACTGGAACAAAAAGGGCTGATCATGTACGGCCAGATGACCGCCGGCAGTTGGATCTACATCGGCACCCAGGGCATCCTGCAGGGAACGTATGAAACGTTCGCCGAAGCGGCCCGTCAGCACCGCGGCGGTTCGTTGAAGGGGACTCTCACCCTGACCGCCGGTCTCGGGGGCATGGGCGGCGCCCAACCGCTGGCGGTCACCATGAACGAAGGGGTGGTCATCTGTGTGGAAGTCGACCCGGTCCGCATCCGGCGAAGAATCGACACCCGCTACCTCGACGTCATGGTGGATGACCTGGACGAAGCGATGAAACTGGCCCGGGAAGCCCAAGAAAAAGGAAAACCGCTGTCCATCGGGCTGTTGGGCAACGCCGCCGAGATTTATCCGGAGTTCGTGAAGCGCGGCATCGTGCCCGATTTCGTGACGGACCAGACCTCCGCCCACGATCCGCTGAACGGATACATCCCCCGTGGAATGACGCTGGAGAAGGCGGGCGAATTGCGGAAAAACGATCCGGACACCTACATCCGCCTGGCCCGGGAATCGATGGCCGTTCACGTGCAAGCCATGCTGGACATGCAAAAAGCGGGCTCCGTGGTGTTTGACTACGGCAACAACATCCGTCAGATGGCTTACGAGGAAGGCGTCAAGGACGCGTTCAACTTCCCTGGATTCGTTCCGGCCTACATCCGGCCGCTGTTCTGCGAAGGAAAAGGTCCGTTCCGCTGGGCCGCCCTCTCCGGCGATCCGGAAGACATTTACAAAACCGACGAGCTCGTGCTCAAGCTGTTCCCGGAAAACGAACATCTGCGTCGCTGGATCACCATGGCCCGCGAAAAGGTGGCCTTCCAGGGACTCCCCGCCCGCATCTGCTGGCTGGGCTACGGCGAACGGGCCAAACTGGGTCTGGCCATCAACGAGATGGTCCGAAGCGGTGAGCTCTCCGCTCCGATCGTAATCGGTCGGGATCATCTGGATTGCGGTTCGGTCGCCTCGCCCAACCGGGAAACGGAGGCCATGAAGGACGGCAGCGACGTCATCGCCGACTGGGCGGTGCTCAATGCCTTGGTCAACACCGCGGCAGGCGCCAGCTGGGTATCGTTCCACCACGGCGGCGGCGTGGGCATGGGATATTCCTTGCACGCCGGCATGGTCGTCGTTGCGGACGGAACCAAGGAAGCCGAAGAACGTCTCTCCCGCGTGCTCACCACCGACCCGGGCATGGGCATCATCCGTCACGCCGATGCCGGCTATGAGCTGGCCATCCAAACCGCCAAAGAACGCGGTGTCCGCGTGCCGATGCTCGGAATCTGA
- a CDS encoding SPOR domain-containing protein, with protein MKERFVFGYFQTPDAAQKAAEELKARGFEAYVDRFDPMGGGRGYEDHEVHNPFIDQKMSLSESTVGTPPANDDKRILLSAHPDASGLAGGNGFEKQEDHSVTVFCQAEQMEEVRQILKRHGARD; from the coding sequence ATGAAAGAACGATTTGTTTTCGGGTACTTTCAGACGCCGGATGCCGCACAAAAGGCGGCGGAAGAATTGAAAGCCCGCGGATTTGAAGCGTACGTGGACCGGTTTGACCCGATGGGCGGCGGACGGGGATATGAGGATCACGAAGTGCACAATCCGTTCATCGATCAGAAGATGTCCCTGTCGGAGAGCACGGTGGGCACCCCGCCCGCGAACGACGACAAACGGATCCTCTTGTCCGCCCATCCGGACGCCAGCGGATTGGCGGGCGGCAACGGGTTTGAAAAGCAGGAAGACCATTCCGTGACGGTGTTTTGCCAAGCGGAGCAAATGGAAGAAGTGCGGCAAATCCTGAAGCGGCACGGCGCCCGCGACTGA
- a CDS encoding Z-ring formation inhibitor MciZ, which produces MKIDVDSHGLRVTGKAWQVRACLRSLATHPLTLKEYLNRRLKTPKNRTLMRVR; this is translated from the coding sequence TTGAAAATCGATGTGGATTCCCACGGTCTGCGGGTGACAGGCAAAGCTTGGCAAGTTCGTGCCTGCCTGCGCTCATTGGCAACCCATCCCCTGACGTTGAAAGAATACCTGAACCGTCGTCTGAAAACGCCAAAAAACCGGACTCTGATGAGAGTCCGGTAA
- a CDS encoding NUDIX domain-containing protein, translated as MKHLEEKTIASRTLFEGRVVRLQVDEVLLPNGNTSTREIIKHPGAVCVMAVTEEGKLILVRQYRKAMDKVTLEIPAGKLNPGEDPAACALRELEEETGLVAEGLDPVIAFYTAPGFTDERIHFFRARGLKRGTFRPDEDEFVERVELTLEECREKIKSGEICDAKTVMAVWLREMEEAGLR; from the coding sequence ATGAAGCATCTGGAAGAGAAAACGATAGCCAGCCGTACCCTGTTTGAAGGAAGGGTGGTCCGGCTGCAGGTGGATGAGGTGCTTCTGCCGAACGGCAACACCTCCACACGGGAGATCATCAAACACCCCGGAGCGGTGTGTGTCATGGCCGTGACGGAGGAAGGCAAACTGATTTTGGTTCGGCAGTACCGCAAGGCGATGGACAAAGTGACGTTGGAGATCCCGGCCGGCAAGTTGAATCCCGGTGAAGATCCCGCAGCGTGCGCGCTTCGGGAACTGGAAGAGGAAACGGGATTGGTGGCGGAAGGGCTGGATCCCGTGATCGCTTTTTACACGGCCCCCGGCTTCACCGATGAACGGATTCATTTTTTCCGGGCCCGCGGATTGAAGCGGGGAACGTTCCGACCGGATGAGGACGAGTTTGTGGAACGGGTGGAATTGACACTGGAAGAGTGCCGCGAAAAGATCAAAAGCGGAGAAATCTGCGACGCCAAAACGGTGATGGCCGTCTGGCTCCGGGAAATGGAAGAGGCGGGCCTCCGATGA